The window CCTGATACCGGCGTCGGCGGCGTTGTCCGACCGCATCGGGCGGCTTCGGATCTACGCGCTCGGGGCGGCCGGGCTCGCCGTGTGGGCGGTGCCGATGTTCCTGCTCATCGACACCAAGTCGCTGCTCTGGATGGCCGTCGGCACCTTTGTCACCAGCTGTTTCCTCAGCATCATGTACGGGCCGCAGGCGGCGTTGTTCGCCGAGCTGTTCACGGCCGAGATGCGCTACACCGGCGCCTCGCTCGGCTACCAGATCGCGGCGGTGTTCGGCGGCGGCCTGGCCCCGTTCGTGATGGTGCTGCTGCTGGAGGCGACGGGCACGTCGATGGCGGTGGCTGCCTACATCATAGGCTTGGCGGTCATCGCACTGGTCTCCATCAAGGTCCTTGCGGGGCGGGCGAGTTCACGCTGATCACGGCTCCCGGACCCGGTCCGGCTCCGGCACCGGTGGCTCCCCGCACCGGTCCCGGAGCCGCCGCGAGCCGGACGGGAGGTGATCGCTGTGGACCCCCGCAGCACCTTGCGGCGACGGGACGCCGACCGGCGCAACGGGTCGCGGACAGGGGCTGCCGGGCCCTCGTGGTGTTCCGACCCGGGCTCACATCGTCGGCCCGGCCACCGACCGGTGCGTGGTGAGCAGCCGGGCATCCATCTCGCCCTGCTCGAAGAGCCGGGAGGCCGGACCCACGATCAGCGGGTCCGGCTCGCGGACCACCGTCGTGTCCTTGTCCGGGTAGTCGAAGCGGTGCAGCACGTGCCGGATCGCCTCCAGCCTGGCCCGCTTCTTGTCGTTGCTCTTCACCACGGTCCAGGGCGCGTCCGCCGTGTCCGTGTGGAACAGCATCAGTTCCTTGGCCTCCGTGTACGCGTCCCACTTGTCCAGCGAGGCGAGGTCGACCGGGCTCAGTTTCCACTGCCGTACCGGGTCTATCTGGCGGATCATGAACCGGTTGCGCTGCTCGTTGCGGGAGACGGAGAACCAGAACTTCACCAGCTGGATGCCGTCCCGGGCGAGCATCCGCTCGAAGCCCGGTGCCTGGTGCATGAATTCGAGGTACTCGCGGGTCGTGCAGAACCCCATCACCCGCTCCACGCCTGCCCGGTTGTACCAGGAACGGTCGAAGAGCACGATCTCCCCGGCGCTCGGCAGATGTGCCGTGTACCGCTGGAAGTACCACTGGGTGCGTTCGCGTTCGGTGGGCTTCTCCAGCGCCACGACCCGCGCGCCACGGGGGTTGAGGTGCTCGGTGAACCGGTTGATCGTGCCGCCCTTGCCGGCCGCGTCGCGCCCCTCGAAGAGAATGACGAGCCGCTCGTTGCGCTCCTTCACCCAGTGCTGGAACTTGAGCAGCTCGATCTGCAGCGCGCGCTTGTCCTTCTCGTATGCCTTCCGGCCGAGCTTGTAGTTGTACGGATAGTCCTCGCGCCAGGCGTCGCGCGCCCGCCCGTCGGGCATCACCAGGACCGGATCGTCGTCCCCGCTGTCGGTCACGCCGAAGGCTTCGAGCTCGGCGCCACCGTGCCGGGCCGCCCAGGCGAGGGCGGCCTCCCTGTGGTCAGCGTCGTCGGCAGCCTTGTTCCTCTTCTTCCGTTTCCTGCGGCTGCTCGGATCCTTGGCGCTCCGGGTCATGACGGCGTCCCTCCACCGGCTGTGCCCGACCATTTCGGGTGCGTCCAGTCTGCGGACGCTTCCGGGAGACCGCCACCCCGGCCAGACAGAGCAGGCCACCGCCGACCGTGAGCAGCGCGGGCACCTCGCCGAGCAGCAGCCACGACATCAGCACCACCAGCGCGGGGACCGCATATGTGGTGGCGCCCATCCGTCCCGCAGTGGTGCGGGCGAGCGCATAGGCCCAGGTGGTGAAGGCCAGGGCGGTCGGGAAGACGCCCAGATAGACCATGTTCAGCGTCGCGGACACCGGGGCGTCGGCCGCCTCGGAGATCAGCACACCGGAGAACGGCAGACAGGCGACGGTACCGACCACACAGCCGAACGCGGTGATCTGCAGCGCCGAGCCGTGCCGCAGCGCCGGCTTCTGGGCGACCACCCCGCCCGCGTACGCCGCCGCCGCCAGCAGGCAGAGCGCCACCCCGAGCACCGACGAACTCCCGTCTCCCGACATGGAGAGACCGACCACCGCGGCGCCCGCGAACGACACGGCCATGCCCGTCAGCAGCCTGCGCGGCAGCCCCTCGCCCAGCAGCCGGGCGCCGAGCAGTGCGATCAGGATCGGGCCGATGTTCACGACCATGGCGGCCGTGCCCGCGTCGACCTGCTGCTCGCCCCAGTTCAGTACCACCATGTAGAGCCCGAACCAGAGCAGCCCGGACGTGACGATGCCCGGCCACGCCGCCCTGGACGGCAGCCCCTCGCGGCGTACGAGAAGGATCGCGCCGAGCGTCAGCGAACCCGCGAGCAGCCGGCCGAGCGCGAGTGCACCGGGCGAGTAGGACTCACCGGCACTGCGGATGGAGACGAAGGCGGAGGCCCACAGCACCACGGTGGTGCCGGCCGCGGCGATCGCCCGCCGGTCGCGGACCGCGGGTCCGGTGGCGGGCGCGGCGGAGGCGGGTATGGGTGTCGTCATGAGCCCGACTCTAAACGGGGAACGGTTCGGCCCTCACCGAATGTTTTCCGGCTCGATTCCGAGCAGCTCGTGCAGCACCCGCTCCCCGTCCCCGGTCGCCTTCACCGCCCGCCCGGACCCGATCCTGACGCACCAGCCGGCATCCAGGGCGTGCCTGCACAACGCGGCGCCCGCCGCCCCTGCCAGATGAGGCCTGCGCTCCGTCCAGTCCAGACAGCTGCGTACGAGAGGACGCCGCGTCCCCGTGTCCAGACCGATGCCCAGCTCCGCGAACCAGCCGAGACCCATGTCGGTGAGCGCGAAGCCGGTGTCCTGCCGCAGCAGTCCCCGAGCGGTCATCGCGTCCGCGATCGCGATGCCGATCCGGCCCGCGAGGTGGTCGTAACAGGTGCGTCCGCGGGCCAGTGCGCTGCTCGTGCTTGCCGCCCGCAGGGTCTGTGGCCGCTCCCCGTCACCGGGTGCGGCCCGGGCGGCGAGGTCCTCGACGAGATGGGCGGTCCGTTCGTCGGCGAGCCGCACATAGCGGTGGCGGCCCTGCCGCTCCTCGGTCAGCAGCCCCCCGGCGATCAGCTTCCCCAGATGTTCGCTGGCGGTCGACGGCGCCACCGACGCGTACCGCGCCAGCTCCCCAGCCGTCCAGGCGCGGCCGTCGAGCAGGGCCAGACAGAAGGAGGCGCGGGTCTCGTCGGCGAGGAGTGCGGCCAGGGCGGCGAGGCGGGGCGCGGCCGGGTCGTGGGGTGCCATGCGTGCCATGCACCCAGGATGCGTCAGGAACGCTTCGGCGCCGGCCGAACCGTGTGCGCGGCAGAGCCCTGCTCGTACTGCAGGGCGAGGCCGTCGAGCAACGCCCGCAGCCCGG is drawn from Streptomyces sp. NBC_01717 and contains these coding sequences:
- a CDS encoding ArsR/SmtB family transcription factor — translated: MARMAPHDPAAPRLAALAALLADETRASFCLALLDGRAWTAGELARYASVAPSTASEHLGKLIAGGLLTEERQGRHRYVRLADERTAHLVEDLAARAAPGDGERPQTLRAASTSSALARGRTCYDHLAGRIGIAIADAMTARGLLRQDTGFALTDMGLGWFAELGIGLDTGTRRPLVRSCLDWTERRPHLAGAAGAALCRHALDAGWCVRIGSGRAVKATGDGERVLHELLGIEPENIR
- the ppk2 gene encoding polyphosphate kinase 2, encoding MTRSAKDPSSRRKRKKRNKAADDADHREAALAWAARHGGAELEAFGVTDSGDDDPVLVMPDGRARDAWREDYPYNYKLGRKAYEKDKRALQIELLKFQHWVKERNERLVILFEGRDAAGKGGTINRFTEHLNPRGARVVALEKPTERERTQWYFQRYTAHLPSAGEIVLFDRSWYNRAGVERVMGFCTTREYLEFMHQAPGFERMLARDGIQLVKFWFSVSRNEQRNRFMIRQIDPVRQWKLSPVDLASLDKWDAYTEAKELMLFHTDTADAPWTVVKSNDKKRARLEAIRHVLHRFDYPDKDTTVVREPDPLIVGPASRLFEQGEMDARLLTTHRSVAGPTM
- a CDS encoding DMT family transporter translates to MTTPIPASAAPATGPAVRDRRAIAAAGTTVVLWASAFVSIRSAGESYSPGALALGRLLAGSLTLGAILLVRREGLPSRAAWPGIVTSGLLWFGLYMVVLNWGEQQVDAGTAAMVVNIGPILIALLGARLLGEGLPRRLLTGMAVSFAGAAVVGLSMSGDGSSSVLGVALCLLAAAAYAGGVVAQKPALRHGSALQITAFGCVVGTVACLPFSGVLISEAADAPVSATLNMVYLGVFPTALAFTTWAYALARTTAGRMGATTYAVPALVVLMSWLLLGEVPALLTVGGGLLCLAGVAVSRKRPQTGRTRNGRAQPVEGRRHDPERQGSEQPQETEEEEQGCRRR